From the Colletotrichum lupini chromosome 1, complete sequence genome, the window CATGCCAATTTTACCATTCCCTCTGGCGATCCGAGATGTTGAGGACTGCAACTCAAAGTACTCCTTCCGAAAAAGTCTCACAGATCGTGATGGCGTATGATGAAGAGAAAAGTCAACTTCCGTCGTCGCCGACAAGCGACGACGAGACAGCACGAGTCGACAAGGAAGAGCTAGTCATGGACCAAGGACTTGTCGCATGGCTTCAAGTTCTTGGAAGCTGGATTTTGTTTGCCAATACCTGGTACGATGACCCCGTAGCAGCTGATGCCGGTCCAGACAAAAACCGCAGTACTCAAGTTGACGTTATTCAAGGGGTTTGACAAACTCATTCGGAGTCTTCCAAGCCTACTACTCCAACGTCCTCTTACCAGACGTCAACCCTTCGGCTATTTCTTGGATCGGCTCCATCCAGATCTTTCTTATGATGCTCATCGGTGTCTGCGCGGGTTGGCTTCTCGACGCGGGGTATCTTCGCTTCATCCTCATTTGCGGCACTACCATGACGTCTCTCGGGCTATTCATGCTGAGCTTGTGCACGAAGTATTGGCAGATTCTCCTCGCGCAGGCGCTCTGTGTCGGAATGGGCAGTGGGTTGCTGGGGTTGACTTGTGTGGCCGTGATTCCTCTCTACTTCCGCAAGAGGAGGATGACAGCGACTGGCATTGCTGCTACGGGAAGCAGTCTAGGTGAGCTCCGAAAAGACGCCGAGATGACGATGTACGCAAGCACGGGTACTAATGTATTATCAAGCGGGAATTGTGTATCCCATCATGGAGAGACGCCTGATTGCATCCATTGGCTTTCCTTGGGCTGTTCGGGTATTCGCATTCATCGTTACCGGAACCCTCCTGATTTGCATTGCAATCATGCGTCTTCGACCCAATCTCAAGCGGCGCGGTGCTCTCTTTCGCCTGAAGCACTTTCGCGATGTTCCCTATGTCTCATTTTGCATCGGTCAGTCTCGTTTCCAAAAGGTCTTCGACTCACTACGGTAATTAACACACAATCAGCCTTCGCCCTGATGATTGGCTCGGTTTACATCCCCTTCTTCTACGTGGATGCCTATGCCATTCGTCTGGGCGTCGATCAAGACACGTCCTTTTACATCCTCAGCGCCATGAACGCTGCAAGTCTCCTTGGTCGTCTAGCCCCCAACTGGCTTGCTGACAAGTACGGCGGTATGACCGTTATGCTCCCTTGCTGTCTTTGCTCGGCCACCGTTCTCTTTCTCTTCCGCTTTGCGACCGACCTGCCGGGTTTGGTCGTAATATCAATCGTGTACGGCTTCGTCTCGGGCGGCATGGTATCTTTACCTCCGGCTACTATTGCAAATTTGACGGATGATTTGTCAGAGTATGGGACGAGAATGGGCATGGGATACACCATCGCCAGCTTTGGCGCGTTGATCGGGAACCCTATTGGAGGTGCCGCGCAGCGTCCGCAAGGGAACACAGCGACAGATGTGCAGAGGGAGTTTCAGGGTACTTGGATCTTTGCGGGGGGGTTCATGCTCGCAGCTTTCAGTTCGATGGTGATATCAAAGTACGTCAGAGTTGGATCGGTCTTGCGCGGTAAATGCTAGCCTTCAGAATTTTGCTGTGGTCTCCTCTCCGTAGGCTTTGGCCTAGTACCATAGGATCATCCCAATCTAGTTAAGACAAAGAGTAGAACGTAACCTCTGCAATCATCGTCCTGGCTGGGATCGTAACGGAGATCGGAAAGCCGCCGTAATCTGGGTCCTCGTTAGGCATCATCGCGAACTTGCCGCTCCTCGTTTCATCTCCGTTCAAAACTCTGCTGGTTTTCAAGCGGCCGGCCCCTTCGTCCTCTACAATCTTCTCCTCAAACTTGAGTATGCCGGTGAAGCTCCGGTCCTGGTCCAATGCCTTTGCCTTGACCTGGAAACCCCAGCCGATGAGCAAGAATTTGCCTCCACCTCGATGTATCACCATTCCAGCCCCTGTTCCGGGCTTGCCGAACACAAAGCACCGTTCTATGGTGATCTCAAACTCTCCCCAGGTACGACGGATGACAGGGCTTGGGTCCTTCCCGGCGCCATCCGCCGGCAATTCGTCGAAGCAGAAGCCCACTGACGTGTTCGGGTGTCGTTGTGCTTCAAGGACGATGGGCGAAACAGACTTCAGCAGACCATAGTGCTTGGTGAAGGGACTGTCCTCTGGCTCGATAGTATCCACACCAAAGGGGGCAACCCCCATAGCACCGTAGGTTCCGTACGCAATCCATATGCGGCGTGCTCCGTAGTCGTCTCGTCGTTGCTCCGGGATGAAGAGAGGTTGATTACGGTGCCTGTACTTGGCGCAAGAGCTGGCGTAATCGTTGAGATAGACATCGGGCCCGACAAAGTCCAGCTTCGGCGCGAAGCGCATCCATACGTCCAAGACGTTGCTCACGGGTCCTCCAGAGGGATAGTCTCCCGgcatgccgccgccgcctaccACCACGGGAAATTCGTTGTCAGAGTCTTCGCCGACGTAGTTCATCCATACGTTGGTATAGAGAGGGATAGGATACGACGCTTTTCCGGCCGCGGCAACTTGATTCAGATAGAGAGCGTAGTTGTATGCCATGAATAACTCATCGGTCCGGGGACTGCTTCCAAACACAGATTCCCAATCTCCGCTTCCGTCAAGGTGTGAAGTCTGACGATCAAACTGCGTGAGGTTCTGTTCTCGCAAATCTTGGTGTAGCTGATCCCACTCTGCAGATAGGAAGTGGACAAGGTCCTTTGGGACTGGTTCATGGAAGGCTTCATTTGCGAGCTCTGAACCGTCCCGAGAATCTCCCAGAATACCGCACTCGTTCTCGACTTGTACCATCAGAACAGTAGAGTGTGATTCGTCCACCTGTCTCAAGTGCTCCATTAGTCGGCCAAAGGCCTTTGCGTCTGCTTTGCGGCTCTCGGCGCTGAAGATTGACAGAACGTCGCCGGTCTCGAGACGGCCTCCGGCCTTGCGAAGCTTGACGCGCGGAAACCTCTTGTCATCTGTTTTCACCCAAGCCGGTGTATATGAAGACAGTCCTGTATTTCTGAGTCTTAGTTATCTTTCCCATCTGTCACTCGAGGGCAGGCGAGAAACAGGACTGCATACCATTCTTGAATGACCCAAACCATAGCAAAACCAGGTGCATGGAATGTTTCCGTGCGTCGCTAATGATTTCGTCGAGCACCGAAAAGTCGAATTTGTCTTCTTCAGGCTCAATCATCTCCCAGGACACACTGCCGAGTAAGGTGTTGATGTTGGTATTGGCCATTTTCTCCCATACAGTTTCCATGTATTCGGGGGACGATAGTGAAGAATTCTGAAGTTCCCCAGCTCTCATGAGAAAAGGCTTGCCCTTCACCACAAGTTGTTTCGATCCATCTGTTTGGACGAGATGTGGAATATTCACACTAACGTTAGCCATCTTCGCGGCGGCTTGGGGAGTTGCGTCGAGAAACGTCATCGTATCGGGGTCTCGGTTCGGTCTTCTTCGATGAGTACTTCGAGTGTGATTAGAGACAAGAAATGTAGAAGAGAAATCAGACGAGAAAAGAGAAAATATAGTGAAAAGAACAAAAGTGTTACTGGTTGTTATTTCAGGATCAAGAGTGCTAGCAGAGCAACTCAAGAGAAGAAGGATGGATCTGCGGTGTTCAACACACGTCGGAATCTGTGAAAGATGATTGGCTTATATCCCGATCATTCGTTCTTAGCTCCCAAGGATCTGCGAAACACGCGAAGAATGAGGGGGTAACGCCGGGACACCGGACAGCGAAGCGTCGATTGACGAGTAAAGAGTCCCGCCAGCATGCCTGTCTTGCTTCCCCTCAGTGGCGTCGACTCATGCACAGCAGCGTCCTCCACATGTTGGTTTGTGGGGTTTTCGGGTCAACACCCAGTGAAAGCTGTTCATTCCCGAGAAACTAAATAGAGGGCGTGTTCCTGTTTCCATCAATGACTTTGACTATGGAGAGTGTGAATGGGATTCATACGCTCGTACGTTCATCTGAATCCACAATCGGATGAAGCCCCCCAAAGCATGTCGACAGTGTCGAGAGAGCAAACGAAAATGCCTCCGCCGTAGTCTCGCGGTAGGTGAGCCATGCGATACTTGTCGAGCTAGAAGTCTACCGTGTGCAAGCTCTCTCTCACGCGTTCCTCCATCGCCGCTGCCGTTACTTCCAAGGCCTGAACCGGCACCTTCGTTGTCGAATACCTCCACGCCTACTTCGACAAAGACCGAAGGCATAAGCTTGCCGCTTCACACGGCTGTACTTCTCGTCGACTATTATCTAGACAAGCTACACAATCGGCCGCACAGTTTGTTCCACCCCGCAAAACTTCGGCAGGAGGTTCAAGATGGGTCTATTAGCAGGATCCTCCTGTTGGCCATTTGCAGCATGGGTTCGAGGTTCGCTCTCGACGAGGAGACACGGGCCCTGGAGGCCGGATTGATGGAGGAATCCAAGCGGATGTTGCTGGCCAATTTGGAAAACGTCTGCGTCGAAAACATTCAGGCGTGTATCCTCATCGCGAATCTGTGCGCAGCTCACCTGAACCCTTCTTCAGAAGCTTTGTTCTTCCGTAAGTGATCGTTATTGGAATTGCACGAATGGATTGGAAGCATCTCGTTTTCTTCTGGGTCTATTTGCTCACCATGGACAGGGACCGGTATCAGTCTCTCTCACATCATGCAGCTTGGCACCTCGACTGTAGGGACACGGCTGGTTGATCTCGAGATTCACAGGAGAATATGGTGGTCACTCTTCATGGCAGATCGATGGTCGTCTTCAAGCCTCCGCTTGTTGCCACAGATTCGAGATACAGAGCTCGCCGTTGATCTGCCCATGGATGAAGCCATATTTCAGTCTCTAGACCCTACATCAACACAACTAGAGAAGCCATGGCAGCCAGGAATATGGGCTTTCAAGATCTCTCTGGTACAGCTATTTGGTCCAATACAGCAACTCAATCGTCATAGTGTCAACAGAAGCATGACTGCAGAGGATATCGAGAGCAGCATTCACTCTTTGTCTCAGCAGCTAGAAACTTGGGAAAAGTCCCTGCCCAACAACGTCAAATGGAAAGAGGAAATGCTAGACTGGCATATCAACAGAGGAACTGGAGGGCCATATGTCGCCCTTCACCTTGGGTATCATCACTATTCCGTCCTGCTCTACTTCAGGTTCCTCAGCTCTCAAGAGCCAAGATCCTCCGCGGCTAGCATGTATCATAGTAGATGCAAGTCCCACGCCTCGGCTTACAGCAATCTTGTCAAGCTCGCCCGTGGTAAGCAGGGATGTGAAGTCGTCTATCCTACTGTCGGGCACATGGCGGTAGTATCGTCATCGGTGCTCCTCCATACGCTCTTATTCGGCGAGGAAGCAGATCTAAAGAGCGCGCGAGATGCCTTGAATGCGAACTTTGCAGCCATTGTCGAATTGCGACAGTACTGGCCAAACACGGCGCCAATGGTTTGTTTCCGTCCACGTAGCTGACCGCTGTGGGCAAGAAGGCTGATTTAACGACAGATCGAACGCCTTGCTACTTTTCAAAACTTCTGCCTGCTGTCTGGTGACTCCAGAACGCATGATTTTGATGACTGGATGGTGCGCTTTCTGACAGAATACTCACTGCCTCTAGAGGAAAAGGACATTCAACATGTGAGATCAGGCATGGACTACGATATTGACAGCTTTTCGGCTCGAACTCAAGTACTTACACAACAAGGGAGGTATACTTCATTTCAGACTGACACCTCTGATGCCTATAGCTTACAACTTCATGAGTTCGACTACCTGATTTAGTTAACATTAGTAGCTTTGTAGTCTTGATAATGAGACGTTGCCCGTCCTCAGGGAAATCCGTATGCACGAATGGGAAAGAGAGTCTAGATGATACAAAATAGCAGGAAAGAGAAACATTCTACGCCGAAACAAAGCTACGTTGAATGAGTCTCGTACGTACTTGGCTCACAGTGTGAAAAATATGGATGATATTCTGATCTAGTGGCGCCTTCGGGTGTCACGCAGGAAGCCACATTATGCTCTGCACGGTTTGGTAAGGCCTCTCTGTATGTAGCGGATAGAATTTCACAAGTCTCGGGGCAAAAGCCAATCATTTTTCTCATTCTCCGATCGATCGGGTCTATCGACTTCAGTGCCGGCTTCTCTCGAAAGAAGCGCTAATATCGTACCGGACCTAGTCCCTGATTAGCCCGGATGCAGTTACCCTCATCACAGAAGTTGGCGCCAAGCTCACACGCGCACTCATCCCGCATCCCCAGAAGGGGGTGACAGTCCCATTCTCCTGGACGTCGGGAAAACGGCCGAATGATTGGTTCAAAGGCCGCATGTTTGGTCGCAACAAGTGACAGACAGACGTGCCTGGTTGGTTTACCCCAGTCTCTTGTTCCCGAATCACCCCACGAACCTGGGGTCTCCTCCCAGGAATACGGTAGATGGTGATCATATCTAACTCCTTTTGGGCATGTCAGTATGTAGTCGCAGGCTCTTTTTGTTGTCAATATCTTTCTCATGTTGCCTCgcctttatttaaaaggcATGGGTAGAACTTATGAGTTTCCAGTTCCCTGAATCCCATCATCGTCCAACATAGCGACCCAGGACCACAGTGATCCGACGCCAAGAACTCGAGAAATCTGTCTTCAATTTTCTATTGCCGTACCTCCAAGAACACGATGACTTCAACCAAGGAACATCCGGATTATGTTGAGGAGCCGCCACACCTCGAAGTCCCACGGGTAACATGGTATAAGCACGCTGGGTTACGAAGCCTTTACATCAGAATGCCAATCTTGATGCTTTGTGCTACCATCAACGGATATGATGGGAGTCTCCTTAATGGCCTTCAGACAATTGAGAACTGGCGGGCTTGTACGTCCTACAATACCCGTCACTGCTTCGTTAAGAAGTTTACTGACTCTTGAAATTCCAGACTTCAACCATCCTTCCGGCTCTACTCTTGGCCTGTTCACTGCTATTGTCAACATCGGTGGCTTCAGTGCACTGTTCTTCTGTCAGTTGGGAATACAAGTTCAGTGAGATCTTCTCACATGCTAACGTATCCACTGGCGACAGCCCCTTACATTGCGGACTTCTATGGCCGTCGTATCGCGACTGCTATCGGCATCATCATCCTGGTCGTCGGCGTCATCATCCAATGTAGGCACTTAGGCCCCTATTACTTCTGCATGAATAGGATGGAATCTAATGTCGCTCAGCCGTTCCAAGCGTCAACGAGGGCATGTTTATCGGTGGTCGTTTCCTCGTAGGGTTCGGGTAAGCAGGCATTCATGCCCATAATTGCTGATCTGATCACTGATCACTGGCCGTGTTAGATCCAACATCTCCATCGGAGCCGGTCCGCTGCTGATCATGGAACTGGCTTATCCTCAGCATCGAGGTAGGCTCACTGTGATGTACAACAGCCTCTGGTATGTCGGAAGTATCGTCGCCGCCTGGACCGTCTACGGAACGATCAAGTACACGGGTCAAGTCTCGTGGCGGGTTCCTGTCGCTTTGCAATGCCTTATGCCGGTGCTCCAACTGATAGGCATATTCACGTTGCCTGAGAGTCCGCGTTGGCTATGCTCAAAGGACCGATCTAACGAGGCCTTTGAGATCTTGGTCAAGGTAAGAAGAGCGCAGATTCACTACAATTAGTGCATGCTGGAGACTGACGCTTAATGTCGCAGTATCACGCCAGTGGAAACCGCGATGACCCCTTCGTCCGGGCCGAGTTCGCCGAGATCCAAGAGACCATCAAGCTTGAGAAGCTGGCGGCGGAGACGGGTTGGATGGTGTTTTTCCAGACACCGGGAAACCGCAAGAGGTTGTTGCTCATTGTGCTCACATCGTTCTTCTCTCAATGTTCAGGTATGAGTACACTCCTTGGAGAACCTGGACTTGGCTGACACAGGACTATGATAGGAAACGGCCTGGTCTCGTACTATCTTCATGACATTCTAAGTTCCGTTGGCATCGACGAGCCCAACTCTCAATCTCTGTTTAATGGCGGTCTCCAAATCTGGTCGTTCCTTGTTGCAATCTGTTTTTCGGTCTATTTCATCGAAAAACTCGGCCGAAGGATTCTCTTCCTTATCGCGGCCGTCGGGATGCTCGTTGTTTTCAGTGTCTGGACTGGGTATGGGCTCCGCAATGTCCCGGCCTTTACTTAACCTATGCTGACCTTCTCAGATGCTCTGCAGTGTATGCCCAAACAGGAAACAAAGACGCCGGGTCCGCGGTTCTGGCAATGATCTTCCTCTTCTATGGAGTTGCTGGTTTCGCATGGCCTGGCTTGACGGTTGCTTACTGCTCCGAGATTCTCCCCTTCAGCATACGAGCCAAGGGACTGGCAATCTGCCTGGGAGTAACAGCGCTCTCTGGTGTTTTGAACCAATACGTCAACCCCATCGGACTCTCGTCGCTGGCTTGGAAGTTCTATTTTGTCTACATCGTCATCTTGGTCATTGAGGTGGTTTGCATCTGGTTCCTCTTCGTGGAGACCAAGGGACCCACTCTTGAGGAGATTGCCGTCCTGTTCGACGGCAAAGATGCCAAAGTTTCCAAGGAGGCGGGAATGGACGGCGACGCTACGTTTGAGCAAGTGGAGGTCCGTAAGGCTGCGGAAAAGGTCTAGGCGTTGTCCACATAAGGAACAAGTCAGCAACGATGCTGTAGGCTTTGCAGGGTTGAAGCGACTGTACGGATCGGTTCCTAGAGACGAATGTGGGTTGTCGGTTGAATACTGGACAACGAAGGCATGCCGTGTCGCCTGTCGCTTCAGACCGGCTGGTCAAGCATACAGAATATGAATCAAATAGACTGGGAGCTTCCCTGATAATCACATGGGTGTGAAGCCGTGCTGTTGTCAGTTGATGTCTTGATGAGGGGACTGGTAGAGTGCATCCATGCTCTGAGACTTTTCTTCCTCGTCAACCAGCATTGTCGGCCCCAACACCGTCACCACCCTCGTCACAAATTAAAGTAGCAATATGCTTGACAGAATCTAAAATGACGAGAATGAAACTATCTTAGACTGAGGGAATTCGCTAGTCGTGCCCGACCCAGCTGCCGGTCCAGCACTCTCAAAGTTGCACCGGGAGCTAGGAAGAGACATCCTGGAAGCAAACCTATGCGTGCTACGGTATGCTAGAAATCATGCTGGTAAGTAAGCATGCGTGCCCTGCTAAGAGCTACTGTATGCTAGGAGGCTAGGGCGGCGCGGAAACCCCTAGGATTCGAAACATGCGACACACCCAAAGCCCAACACACCATCAAGTCCGGAGCGTTGCTAAAGATGGATATGGGGACTTCTTGGCCACGTTTTGACGAAGCTTGAGGCTGATCTGAGCGGCCGAGAGTGGTGTGCCGGGCAGGCAGGCCTCCTGGCTTGGCGTTGCCTCCTTATTGTCTTCGTACGTGGACAAGTCACCCATCATCTATGTTACTCCGTCGCAGGCAACACGGACGGGTTTAATACAAGGAGAGTCCTCCATGGCTTGCGGATGAACAGCGCCATCAAGACAAGGTCTCGGGATTTATCTTTTCTTCACTTGGCTGGTTCCCTTGGTTCCAAGCTTTTTCGGTCGCCTACTTCCTACTTGCCTATTCTCTCTTGGCCAACCTACTCTATTCACCTTACTGTTCGAACTGGTTACTATTCCCACCAGAGACACACGAACTATACGATATATCCCTTGGCTTGGCCAGCAAACGCCCTTACCACAGCTGATTATTGACGCCTGAACACATTCGACGGGTGCTCACAGACCGGAACCCCACCGCCAACTCCCGGGGGACACTCGACAACCGAGGTACTTTGTTGGTCACCGGACCACAGCACCACCTTTGTGTACCCATCAAGTCGAAAGACGAGGGGCCGGCGTCTTCTCTTTTCCCCTCTCTTTGGTCCCAGAGCGCACTATTCCCACCGCGTCCACACCGGTTTGGCGCACCCGCCTGTGGGCAGTCTGCAAAGGCACAAGCACAAGCACCGGACAACCCAACCAccgccccccctcccccttgcGATCGCCGCGTGGCGGTCGCCCATTCCAGCCCGTTCGTTGCAGCTCGCTCTAAAAAGGTGAGACTGAGAGTTGCAGTCTTGTGCGTAGAAACCGACTGACTCTGACTCCTGTCGTCCACTCTCTGCCTTTCTCTGCCTGGCACGCCTTGGTAAACTTTGCGCCTGGCCTGCTGCATCCCAACTCGAACGGAACCCCAGATTCAAGGATTCAAGGAGTCTAGAAAGTAACCCTGCATCAGACCAGATCGAATCAGGTCCGTTGGTCACAAGGGTCACGAGGAGGGACACAACAAacgaagaagaaaagaaacgAACCCACGAGCGGGCAGACTACCACATAACAGATCGATCATCAATCACTCATCACCACCTCGACCTCCTCCACTCGCACCCGTCTCTTCCTCCCTCTCTTCCTTCTCTTATTTTACCAATTTTCCCCCCTCCCTCATACCCCGAATCAAAACAATGTCCTACCGCTTCACGGCCACTGAGGCTACTATCGCAGACGTTGGCTAAGACTTGCCTAAAACAACATCTCACTCGAACAATCTCAACTCGCTCACTTACGCCCCCGCTCTCATTCGTTCGAACACACCGCCCGCTGACGCTCACACTCACTTTACACTCTTGTCAACTCAGGTCGCCCAGTCCCTCGCCCCCAACATTCGCCCAGGATTCCCGGCGCGGCTTCCAGACCCGTTTCACATCGGCCTCTCTGTAGCACCCCGGGTTCCAAGCAGTTTCAACCCTCCGTGACGAGGGGATCCCCGGTCGCCCAGCCGACCCGCCGCCAGATCTCTTTCTCACTCTCCTCACTGCTGTACGGCGGGCACATATCCCGTCGACGGTGCACCAAAAGACCACCGACAACACCGTTTGACCATCTCCCGCCCTGGGCTCACTATGGATAATGTTGTCAGCTCATTCGGGAGGGGCATCTCCCGCGCTGCCCGCGGCGTCCGCAAAAAGGTTCAGGGTTCCCAAGATGATCAGCAACCATCTCAGTCATCCGCGGCTTCATCGGCCCCATCCTTAACCGCTTCGCCCACCACCGCCGAGGACACTCCCGTACCCGCTCACGCTCCCGCACCGACCACTGAACCCGATCTTGAAGCTCAACTTCCGGCTCACACGGCCTCTCAATCTCACTACACGGCTCTGCCGCTCACATCACCACTGCCACCTTTCACACCGACTATTAACTCACCGGAGCCGGCCTCACCGTCGCCCCCTCACTCCGCTCATGAGCATCACGCTCATACGCTTCCAACCCTGGCACTGGGCCCATCAGCCCAACCCCCCACTCAAGATGACGCAACCCTCCAGGCTCTCACCGGCGCTCACCCCGCGGAGTCCTCGAATGCCCAGACCTTGACGAACAACATCACAACTCAAACACTCACCGTCCCGGGGCCGCAGTCTCAACCCGTATCGCCACTGTCACCTCCGCCCACCATAGTCCACTCACCTAGCGCACCTTTGTCTTCTCCCATATTTACTCCCTCAGCTATATCCTTCGCGCCTCAGGTCCACCCCAACTCACCAGCGCCCCAACCTCTCAACCTCTCAGCCGCAGCCTCACCAGCTCAGTACCTGCCCTCACCCCTCGAGTCACCTCTACCCCTCGAACTCGAGCAACAACTGTCCTGTAAAGATGGCGGCTCAATACGACCTACCAGCGCCCGAAGCGCCCGGCCTCGCACATCCCGCTCACGCCGAGACTCAGTCATTGAAAAGGTCGCCTCGCTCGATCCACGACGACGCCCTCGTATTCTAGGCCCCAAGACAGGTAACAGTCTTATGGATCTCCCGCCTGAGCTGCATCTTATGATCATCGACTACCTCGAGTTCGGCGAGCTCGAGAATCTGCGCCGCACGTGCCGCTTCTACCGTAACTTTCTCACAAAGGAGACCATTCGCGACCTTTTTGGCGAGCAGTTCCGCCTCGCTCTACTGGCACATTGCTACATCTGCCTAAAGTACGATCCCACACGCGGCAGCTTGCTCTGGGCAGACTATAACCATCCGCGGTATCCTCTTGCTAGTAAATGTGTCGACTGCGCGTATCAGAAGAATGAGCTGGCGGTAGGCAAGAAGGTGGCATTAGGCAATTACGCGAGTGTATGGATCTGTCGATGGTGCGGGTATCCCGTCGCCACTGCTTCGGCGCCCAACCAGCCCGAGTTCCACAAGGGCTGCTATAATCATTACAACAACGTCCTGCTGGTGTATTTCGTCTTGGGCTGGATTCAGCTGAGTCTCGGTATCGTCGCCGGTGCGCTTTGCTGGAGGTACTTTAGAGACGAGATCCTTGTCTTGGTGCCGTCTATTGTAAGTTCATGGAAATCGCTCTCGTGAGTCTCGAAAATAGTTGTCTAACCTGGACAGGTCGCGTTCGTCTTGCTGTGGTGGTGTCTGGCTCTCCTCGTGGTCAGAGGCGAACACAAGCGCACGTACCACTTTTCGTTGATCCTTGAGACAGCGATACTCGGTCTTTGGTGTTTGCCAATCTACGTCCTCGTCAAAGATGTGGAAGACGGCATAGCTGGATTATTTGACAGACGGGTTACAGTGACCCTGGTTTTTATCGTGTTAAACATGTAAGTTCGGTTACTTTTTCACTACTTTATAAGGAGCTAACAGTTTAAAGGTTCTTCCGCCTTCTTAATGTTTTGGGCAACATCGTTCTCACACTCGAATGGCGACACTTTGCCCGCAAGAAGCCCCGACTCACGCCCGCAGCCCGATTCTTCAACATGATTCTCGCCGGGCTCGTATACTGGACATACCCTCAAGCCGTGGAACAGGAGTACCCGCCGCAATATCACTTCATCAACACCGGTCGACGACGAGTCAAGAGGATTCTCGCTGAGAGAAACGCACAGCGGCAGcgacaacagcagcagcaaattATGACGATGATGTATTAAACGCTTTTAAGAACGACACAACACATATGGCGCAAAGACGTCAAGCAACGACCCGCAAATCCGGAGTTTGGTAATGAAAGAGGATCCGTCAGAGCGATGACTGTTTTATTGACTGCAAGCGTAATGGATGCGACTGGCATGGAATTGGGATCACATGGTCTTTTATTTTGGGCAGATTTACCACGGCGAATACCATGGCGTGCAGAGTGTATGATTGCAGGCGATACCTGCCCAAAAGCCTGTTGGGTCTCACAGTACGACATGGCGCTGGTAATGACCATGGCAATCAGTTTTGATGAAGTTTTGATGCTTACCAAGTTGAACCTGGAAGATGTTTGAAGGGTTCATGAAGAAAAGAGAAGAGGGTTGATTAGAGACTTGAGTAGTAGTAAAATGGAAGAACCCATCTACGATATTCTTGCCAATTCATCGCAAATAACCTTCCGTGATGTGGGCCATCAGGT encodes:
- a CDS encoding major facilitator superfamily transporter; the encoded protein is MWSYGTICPCQFYHSLWRSEMLRTATQSTPSEKVSQIVMAYDEEKSQLPSSPTSDDETARVDKEELVMDQGLVAWLQVLGSWILFANTWGLTNSFGVFQAYYSNVLLPDVNPSAISWIGSIQIFLMMLIGVCAGWLLDAGYLRFILICGTTMTSLGLFMLSLCTKYWQILLAQALCVGMGSGLLGLTCVAVIPLYFRKRRMTATGIAATGSSLAGIVYPIMERRLIASIGFPWAVRVFAFIVTGTLLICIAIMRLRPNLKRRGALFRLKHFRDVPYVSFCIAFALMIGSVYIPFFYVDAYAIRLGVDQDTSFYILSAMNAASLLGRLAPNWLADKYGGMTVMLPCCLCSATVLFLFRFATDLPGLVVISIVYGFVSGGMVSLPPATIANLTDDLSEYGTRMGMGYTIASFGALIGNPIGGAAQRPQGNTATDVQREFQGTWIFAGGFMLAAFSSMVISKYVRVGSVLRGKC
- a CDS encoding F-box domain-containing protein, whose protein sequence is MDNVVSSFGRGISRAARGVRKKVQGSQDDQQPSQSSAASSAPSLTASPTTAEDTPVPAHAPAPTTEPDLEAQLPAHTASQSHYTALPLTSPLPPFTPTINSPEPASPSPPHSAHEHHAHTLPTLALGPSAQPPTQDDATLQALTGAHPAESSNAQTLTNNITTQTLTVPGPQSQPVSPLSPPPTIVHSPSAPLSSPIFTPSAISFAPQVHPNSPAPQPLNLSAAASPAQYLPSPLESPLPLELEQQLSCKDGGSIRPTSARSARPRTSRSRRDSVIEKVASLDPRRRPRILGPKTGNSLMDLPPELHLMIIDYLEFGELENLRRTCRFYRNFLTKETIRDLFGEQFRLALLAHCYICLKYDPTRGSLLWADYNHPRYPLASKCVDCAYQKNELAVGKKVALGNYASVWICRWCGYPVATASAPNQPEFHKGCYNHYNNVLLVYFVLGWIQLSLGIVAGALCWRYFRDEILVLVPSIVAFVLLWWCLALLVVRGEHKRTYHFSLILETAILGLWCLPIYVLVKDVEDGIAGLFDRRVTVTLVFIVLNMFFRLLNVLGNIVLTLEWRHFARKKPRLTPAARFFNMILAGLVYWTYPQAVEQEYPPQYHFINTGRRRVKRILAERNAQRQRQQQQQIMTMMY